In Halichondria panicea chromosome 9, odHalPani1.1, whole genome shotgun sequence, a genomic segment contains:
- the LOC135341029 gene encoding uncharacterized protein LOC135341029 gives MQAPVEPPSCALPFSAEADGRHYYWRGLCHRLGSNIIAVYDSRTEQWSLLPTTGPPPPGEWGGCSVCVGRCLYAFCSHGHDYVNDMYKLDLDTLQWTEVETTGDQPVKKSYCGLVSVDERTLCCFGGLGIGPTQPGSTFTRNTRYTDGRGWTNEFHLFDVKNGVWSSPELKGERPPPCTGFSFTKLDQHRAVLFGGTQPNHRVNDVYVFDFRKMEVTKVKPVQGEPWPVERAFHAACCLNYSEDHPQLLVYGGLDNYNKTLGGMWILDVDTGKWAEVSHPESSVKPRCHHSTTATSLGPGVTEVLVFGGRRERGGDNIAETTILRFELTGPSTSGAEPTAGKWAIVDVAHNNTRGSSQRLREKRIEIGQKTARASSVSVTSDHSSQDQVRALEQQLRAAEQREQDTQRCCEQLLQNKDRELATQGQELATKKRNLTEANHHCVDTERQLREAQQTVQDGNRREADLCAQIIALRSELEGKTKELAAHNTEVWRIPANRVIIGRRIGKGGWGEVLEGTVRVAIKQLHKEIAVPIHIEKMEREMKLLAEVRHPNLVQFIGAIFDEQNQANQSPPLIITELLDINLRQAYETNQLVPLNRLSIFIDIALALDYLHQRYDPIIHRDVSAPNVLLQRMPNHQWKGKVSDLGSANFLQHAQTMGEGAIVYSPPEVIPQAFDLLTPPLRQSVKIDVYSYGIVLCEVTASRFPSAEHYRDMMHQIQRERPALYDLIVRCTKREPSDRPSMSEVLVELNKIVPF, from the exons ATGCAAGCTCCTGTTGAACCACCATCTTGTGCGCTACCATTCTCCGCTGAAGCTGATGGACGCCATTACTATTGGAGGGGGCTTTGTCATAGACTGGGATCtaacatcattgctgtgtaTGACTCAAGAACTGAGCAGTGGAGCCTCttgcccaccactggacctcCACCCCCTGGAGAGTGGGGTGgttgctctgtttgtgtaggtcgtTGCCTCTACGCATTTTGTAGTCATGGGCATGATTACGTCAATGACATGTACAAGCTTgatctggacactctccagtggACCGAAGTTGAAACCACTGGTGATCAACCTGTTAAAAAGTCTTACTGTGGACTTGTCAGCGTGGATGAGAGAACTCTGTGCTGCTTTGGAGGACTCGGTATTGGTCCCACACAACCAGGATCAACATTCACCAGGAACACACGATACACTGATGGACGTGGATGGACAAATGAGTTCCATCTCTTTGATGTAAAAAATG gtgtctggtcgtcccCTGAACTCAAAggagagagacctcctccCTGTACTGGCTTTTCATTCACCAAGTTGGACCAGCACAGGGCAGTCCTCTTTGGAGGGACACAACCAAACCATAGGGTTAATGATGTCTACGTTTTCGACTTCAGGAAAATG gAGGTGACTAAGGTGAagccagtacagggagagCCATGGCCAGTGGAGAGGGCATTCCATGCTGCCTGCTGTCTCAACTATAGCGAAgaccaccctcaactactggTGTATGGAGGACTGGATAATTACAACAAGACACTGGGGGGCATGTGGATACTTGATGTTGACACTGGCAAGTGGGCAGAA GTGTCACATCCTGAGTCTTCTGTGAAACCACGTTGTCACCACTCCACCACAGCCACCAGTCTCGGACCAGGGGTCACTGAGGTCCTCGTGTTTGGAGGCCGTCGGGAGAGGGGGGGAGATAACATTGCAGAGACAACCATACTGAGATTCG AGTTAACTGGACCATCAACGTCTGGTGCTGAACCCACAGCTGGGAAGTGGGCTATTGTTGATGTGGCCCACAACAACACTAGAGGCTCCAGCCAGCGACTGAGAGAAAAGAGGATAGAGATCGGACAAAAAACTGCTCgtgcctcatcagtcagtgtgaccagcgaccactcctctcaagaccaggtgagggctctggaacAACAGCTACGAGCAGCAGAGCAGAGAGAACAGGACACTCAACGTTGCTGTGAACAATTGTTACAAAATAAGGATCGAGAATTGGCTACTCAAGGTCAAGAATTAGCTACAAAAAAACGAAACTTAACCGAGGCCAACCATCACTGTGTAGACACTGAGAGACAACTCAGAGAAGCTCAACAAACAGTCCAAGATGGCAACAGAAGAGAAGCTGACCTATGTGCTCAAATCATAGCTCTCAGGAGTGAGTTAGAAGGCAAGACGAAAGAGTTggcagcacacaacacagaggtgtgGAGGATACCGGCCAACAGAGTGATCATTGGCAGGAGAATTGGCAAAGGAGGGTGGGGGGAGGTGCTGGAGGGAACAGTCAGGGTGGCCATCAAGCAACTACACAAAGAAATTGCTGTCCCAATCCACATCGAAAAAATGGAGAGAGAAATGAAGCTATTGGCTGAAGTACGACATCCAAACCTTGTGCAATTCATTGGAGCTATTTTTGATGAGCAAAATCAAGCCAATCAatcccctcctctcatcatTACAGAGCTTCTTGACATAAATCTTAGACAAGCATACGAGACGAATCAACTGGTACCATTAAACCGCCTCTCAATCTTCATTGACATTGCCCTAGCTCTGGACTACCTGCACCAGCGCTACGATCCCATCATCCAccgtgatgtgagtgctcccaaCGTCCTCCTCCAGCGAATGCCCAATCACCAGTGGAAGGGGAAGGTCTCTGACCTCGGCTCAGCCAACTTCCTGCAACATGCTCAGACGATGGGAGAGGGGGCTATAGTCTACTCCCCTCCTGAAGTTATCCCTCAAGCCTTTGATCTTCTCACTCCCCCTCTGAGACAGTCTGTCAAGatcgatgtgtacagctatGGCATTGTCCTCTGTGAGGTGACCGCTAGTCGATTCCCAAGTGCTGAACATTATCGAGACATGATGCACCAAATACAGAGAGAGCGTCCTGCACTGTATGACCTGATTGTCCGCTGCACTAAGAGAGAGCCCAGTGATCGACCCAGTATGTCCGAGGTGCTCGTGGAACTGAACAAAATAGTACCCTTTTAA
- the LOC135341018 gene encoding mucolipin-3-like isoform X2 gives MASVDHIEGVYSLMPDEAAANSGTAGATRPRMKSSSVVDKLSANHEHSRRLTDIVKRKSRSSSTTSDTPLISQNKLVDGSESDDKATDHITMQMNEDVLISEVEEDDVLTPLSEPPSKQKGILKRSAVVDSGNFGGGVSSPMSINSSPPLSPSVSPSSRGGWRRESEVQFQLQPPSDATLVELQTISDEPGGNSEFERLDSLEEESQTIDHRLLSGNRIRSSLTKLTRYRSKGKGAPPPRKKLQRLQSQLDLDDLSRNEVELKANLYFHIGNPIKRWKVERVVPIKLLLQLLKTFCLIVQVILFTTTLSHQRSDFFYNSRVIFESLFIQRFQNGVTMPRDTYTAYNIQDMYSEFEYISRQYFNLRDITIGGYDYASVDNQGNPTPIIMELTQFTVAELNTVNNSYVLDGTLNKTVFYIGQNDNATLTYLEHSQDPLFHRFISLTVRMLVKNIRVVHAERAECFFINVSINYNNEDNGGKILYHLEEKHANLDCKSSILMGSDKIVVIYGAMTALDVMIIILCCFSIGLTIKSLERAKKLAKAMGTFYRRELGIKLSWWERRSLFPLWHALNITSDLLIIAGSFYKIFVDYRVNDLDDANPTSLLLGTAVLCQAGVILRYISYFKELNALTRTISLAFPELVKFLLCAGILFLAFTFNGWIILGPYHEKFVGFGGSFETLFSLLNGDDIYTTFNGIDMEDSVAVYVYSRLYMYVFLILFLYFVLNLFTSLVISAYEASQSYNTAYDNEVRRFVFSGPLTPNGAALRDITRTKNYVDPEVIKKRMKQPPSESPQQKRRGYSWLQSAETVDQ, from the exons ATGGCTTCTGTTGACCACATTGAGGGAGTGTACTCTCTCATGCCCGATGAAGCAGCTGCTAACAGTGGCACTGCTGGTGCTACTCGACCTCGTATGAAATCATCTTCAGTTGTAGACAAATTATCGGCCAATCATGAGCACTCTCGCAGACTCACCGACATTGTGAAGAGAAAATCGAGAAGCTCCAGCACCACTAGTGACACTCCTTTAATATCTCAGAACAAATTAGTGGATGGCTCTGAATCAGATGATAAAGCTACAGACCATATTACAATGCAGATGAATGAAGATGTATTAATTAGTGAAGTTGAAGAAGATGATGTGCTAACACCACTATCAGAACCACCAAGCAAGCAAAAAGGAATACTAAAGCGCTCTGCAGTAGTGGATAGTGGTAACTTCGGTGGGGGTGTCTCATCTCCCATGTCCATCAATTCCTCACCACCACTATCTCCCTCCGTTAGTCCATCCAGTCGAGGGGGGTGGCGGAGAGAGTCCGAAGTTCAGTTCCAGCTCCAACCACCTAGTGACGCTACACTTG TGGAGCTACAAACAATCAGCGATGAACCTGGAGGGAATTCAGAATTTGAACGCTTAGACAGTCTGGAGGAAGAATCCCAAACAATAGACCATCGCTTATTATCAGGGAACAGGATTAGGTCCAGTCTGACCAAACTAACGAGATATCGTTCCAAAGGCAAAGGTGCTCCACCACCTAGGAAGAAGTTGCAAAG GTTACAATCACAGCTGGATCTGGACGACCTCTCCCGGAATGAGGTGGAGCTCAAGGCCAACCTCTACTTTCACATCGGGAACCCCATTAAGAGGTGGAAGGTCGAGAGGGTGGTCCCGATTAAGCTCCTACTGCAGTTACTCAAAACGTTCTGCCTCATTGTACAG GTGATACTGTTTACGACAACCTTGTCCCATCAGAGGTCTGACTTCTTCTACAATAGTCGAGTGATCTTCGAGAGCCTGTTCATCCAGCGGTTCCAGAATGGAGTGACCATGCCCAGGGACACATACACTGCATACAACATACAGGACATGTACAGCGAGTTTGAATACATCTCAAGACAG TACTTTAATCTTCGTGACATCACGATTGGTGGCTATGACTACGCCTCAGTGGATAACCAAGGCAATCCCACTCCCATCATCATGGAGCTGACTCAGTTCACTGTGGCCGAGCTCAACACGGTCAACAACTCCTACGTACTCGATGGAACGCTCAACAAAA CTGTATTCTACATCGGACAAAATGACAACGCAACATTAACGTATCTAGAGCATTCTCAAGACCCTTTATTTCACAG ATTTATCTCTTTGACAGTGAGAATGCTTGTCAAGAACATTCGAGTGGTGCATGCAGAGAGAGCCGAGTGTTTCTTCATCAACGTGTCC ATTAACTATAATAACGAAGACAACGGAGGAAAAATTTTGTACCATTTGGAGGAAAAGCACGCTAACTTGGATTGTAAAAGCAGCATTCTGATGGGCTCAG atAAGATTGTAGTGATCTATGGAGCAATGACCGCTTTGGACGTCATGATAATCATACTCTGCTGTTTTTCAATCGGTCTCACAATCAAGAGTCTTGAGCGAGCAAAAAAACTGGCAAAG GCAATGGGGACCTTCTATCGGAGGGAGCTGGGTATCAAGCTCAGCTGGTGGGAGAGACGATCACTGTTCCCACTGTGGCATGCCCTCAATATCACCAGTGATCTGCTCATCATTGCAGGCAGCTTCTACAAGATCTTTGTGGACtatagg GTGAATGACTTAGACGATGCCAACCCAACCAGCCTACTTCTTGGGACGGCTGTTCTCTGTCAAGCGGGCGTAATCCTTCGTTACATATCCTATTTCAAAGAACTCAAT gcACTCACTCGGACCATCTCCCTGGCCTTCCCCGAACTGGTCAAGTTCCTCCTCTGTGCAGGCATACTATTCTTGGCTTTCACTTTCAATGGATGGATAATCCTCGGTCCCTACCACGAAAAGTTTGTAGGTTTCGGTGGCTCCTTTGAAACCCTTTTCAGTTTGTTGAATGGAGATGACATTTACACCACATTCAATGGCATAGATATGGAGGACAGTGTAGcggtgtacgtgtacagtcgcttgtacatgtacgtcttTCTTATCCTGTTCCTCTACTTTGTGCTCAACCTCTTCACGTCGTTGGTGATCTCCGCTTACGAGGCATCACAG TCGTACAACACGGCCTATGACAATGAAGTGCGGAGGTTTGTCTTCTCTGGTCCACTCACTCCCAATGGAGCAGCTCTGAGGGATATCACCAGAACTAAAAA TTACGTTGACCCTGAAGTTATTAAGAAGAGAATGAAGCAACCTCCCTCTGAGTCACCACAGCAGAAACGGAGAGGATATAGCTGGCTGCAAAGTGCAGAGACTGTTGATCAATAG
- the LOC135341018 gene encoding mucolipin-3-like isoform X1 produces the protein MSHMASVDHIEGVYSLMPDEAAANSGTAGATRPRMKSSSVVDKLSANHEHSRRLTDIVKRKSRSSSTTSDTPLISQNKLVDGSESDDKATDHITMQMNEDVLISEVEEDDVLTPLSEPPSKQKGILKRSAVVDSGNFGGGVSSPMSINSSPPLSPSVSPSSRGGWRRESEVQFQLQPPSDATLVELQTISDEPGGNSEFERLDSLEEESQTIDHRLLSGNRIRSSLTKLTRYRSKGKGAPPPRKKLQRLQSQLDLDDLSRNEVELKANLYFHIGNPIKRWKVERVVPIKLLLQLLKTFCLIVQVILFTTTLSHQRSDFFYNSRVIFESLFIQRFQNGVTMPRDTYTAYNIQDMYSEFEYISRQYFNLRDITIGGYDYASVDNQGNPTPIIMELTQFTVAELNTVNNSYVLDGTLNKTVFYIGQNDNATLTYLEHSQDPLFHRFISLTVRMLVKNIRVVHAERAECFFINVSINYNNEDNGGKILYHLEEKHANLDCKSSILMGSDKIVVIYGAMTALDVMIIILCCFSIGLTIKSLERAKKLAKAMGTFYRRELGIKLSWWERRSLFPLWHALNITSDLLIIAGSFYKIFVDYRVNDLDDANPTSLLLGTAVLCQAGVILRYISYFKELNALTRTISLAFPELVKFLLCAGILFLAFTFNGWIILGPYHEKFVGFGGSFETLFSLLNGDDIYTTFNGIDMEDSVAVYVYSRLYMYVFLILFLYFVLNLFTSLVISAYEASQSYNTAYDNEVRRFVFSGPLTPNGAALRDITRTKNYVDPEVIKKRMKQPPSESPQQKRRGYSWLQSAETVDQ, from the exons ATGAGCCAt ATGGCTTCTGTTGACCACATTGAGGGAGTGTACTCTCTCATGCCCGATGAAGCAGCTGCTAACAGTGGCACTGCTGGTGCTACTCGACCTCGTATGAAATCATCTTCAGTTGTAGACAAATTATCGGCCAATCATGAGCACTCTCGCAGACTCACCGACATTGTGAAGAGAAAATCGAGAAGCTCCAGCACCACTAGTGACACTCCTTTAATATCTCAGAACAAATTAGTGGATGGCTCTGAATCAGATGATAAAGCTACAGACCATATTACAATGCAGATGAATGAAGATGTATTAATTAGTGAAGTTGAAGAAGATGATGTGCTAACACCACTATCAGAACCACCAAGCAAGCAAAAAGGAATACTAAAGCGCTCTGCAGTAGTGGATAGTGGTAACTTCGGTGGGGGTGTCTCATCTCCCATGTCCATCAATTCCTCACCACCACTATCTCCCTCCGTTAGTCCATCCAGTCGAGGGGGGTGGCGGAGAGAGTCCGAAGTTCAGTTCCAGCTCCAACCACCTAGTGACGCTACACTTG TGGAGCTACAAACAATCAGCGATGAACCTGGAGGGAATTCAGAATTTGAACGCTTAGACAGTCTGGAGGAAGAATCCCAAACAATAGACCATCGCTTATTATCAGGGAACAGGATTAGGTCCAGTCTGACCAAACTAACGAGATATCGTTCCAAAGGCAAAGGTGCTCCACCACCTAGGAAGAAGTTGCAAAG GTTACAATCACAGCTGGATCTGGACGACCTCTCCCGGAATGAGGTGGAGCTCAAGGCCAACCTCTACTTTCACATCGGGAACCCCATTAAGAGGTGGAAGGTCGAGAGGGTGGTCCCGATTAAGCTCCTACTGCAGTTACTCAAAACGTTCTGCCTCATTGTACAG GTGATACTGTTTACGACAACCTTGTCCCATCAGAGGTCTGACTTCTTCTACAATAGTCGAGTGATCTTCGAGAGCCTGTTCATCCAGCGGTTCCAGAATGGAGTGACCATGCCCAGGGACACATACACTGCATACAACATACAGGACATGTACAGCGAGTTTGAATACATCTCAAGACAG TACTTTAATCTTCGTGACATCACGATTGGTGGCTATGACTACGCCTCAGTGGATAACCAAGGCAATCCCACTCCCATCATCATGGAGCTGACTCAGTTCACTGTGGCCGAGCTCAACACGGTCAACAACTCCTACGTACTCGATGGAACGCTCAACAAAA CTGTATTCTACATCGGACAAAATGACAACGCAACATTAACGTATCTAGAGCATTCTCAAGACCCTTTATTTCACAG ATTTATCTCTTTGACAGTGAGAATGCTTGTCAAGAACATTCGAGTGGTGCATGCAGAGAGAGCCGAGTGTTTCTTCATCAACGTGTCC ATTAACTATAATAACGAAGACAACGGAGGAAAAATTTTGTACCATTTGGAGGAAAAGCACGCTAACTTGGATTGTAAAAGCAGCATTCTGATGGGCTCAG atAAGATTGTAGTGATCTATGGAGCAATGACCGCTTTGGACGTCATGATAATCATACTCTGCTGTTTTTCAATCGGTCTCACAATCAAGAGTCTTGAGCGAGCAAAAAAACTGGCAAAG GCAATGGGGACCTTCTATCGGAGGGAGCTGGGTATCAAGCTCAGCTGGTGGGAGAGACGATCACTGTTCCCACTGTGGCATGCCCTCAATATCACCAGTGATCTGCTCATCATTGCAGGCAGCTTCTACAAGATCTTTGTGGACtatagg GTGAATGACTTAGACGATGCCAACCCAACCAGCCTACTTCTTGGGACGGCTGTTCTCTGTCAAGCGGGCGTAATCCTTCGTTACATATCCTATTTCAAAGAACTCAAT gcACTCACTCGGACCATCTCCCTGGCCTTCCCCGAACTGGTCAAGTTCCTCCTCTGTGCAGGCATACTATTCTTGGCTTTCACTTTCAATGGATGGATAATCCTCGGTCCCTACCACGAAAAGTTTGTAGGTTTCGGTGGCTCCTTTGAAACCCTTTTCAGTTTGTTGAATGGAGATGACATTTACACCACATTCAATGGCATAGATATGGAGGACAGTGTAGcggtgtacgtgtacagtcgcttgtacatgtacgtcttTCTTATCCTGTTCCTCTACTTTGTGCTCAACCTCTTCACGTCGTTGGTGATCTCCGCTTACGAGGCATCACAG TCGTACAACACGGCCTATGACAATGAAGTGCGGAGGTTTGTCTTCTCTGGTCCACTCACTCCCAATGGAGCAGCTCTGAGGGATATCACCAGAACTAAAAA TTACGTTGACCCTGAAGTTATTAAGAAGAGAATGAAGCAACCTCCCTCTGAGTCACCACAGCAGAAACGGAGAGGATATAGCTGGCTGCAAAGTGCAGAGACTGTTGATCAATAG
- the LOC135341030 gene encoding ribosome quality control complex subunit TCF25-like — translation MSSRALRRLHEEPTVIRVGEQSEEGEEESGPLSTRGSKPRNLFAMLNEDHESSDAGDEDESGTPVASSHVTPVTKKKKKKKGKKKNSKPNQSPDEDVDAAIHEVNQMLGQVKVLSSPAVAMAAVYKSILCVDRRLLNANSEMRRIFGSRVVRGEERAPKSHKRTHLRTTALATPRDTWPKMDKPGLSMRMAQSKDGCQYFVFEHSSEYQKVQFKFWEATDTFDPNAIAAVLHAHPYHNDSLLQLSEVCKMSEDVQMAAELVERALYCFECSFHTLFNITQGNCRLSYSLAENRPFFIALFRHLNYVGRRGCHRTALEFCKLLLSLDPDGDPLCVLLMIDYHALRAEQYTFLTDLHTQWEPNRNLSQLPNFAFSIPLAQFHCRSPSLESETTVSECDRGLQEALIMFPSLLIPLLDKCGVTLDPNIMKHYFFSTADMGREPKSLQVLLQLYIERGHSLWKEPEVLTWLEANSRQVVARVNSGDPLVTQCTDKRKRRFVGTPRNIHRHVVMSDFDRVAAALPRDHGESAILSYDPLPPTDSVSAYTRPPRRLLPAGAEDENPFMLFLRSMLPTFNTQMPPNPPAGGMAGHRLVPEAAVEDMGGAQGGMEGNPGRPLDLQATVQSLIRTLQDVVQYVPQEPEEEGDWSSDSN, via the exons ATGTCCTCCCGAGCTCTGCGACGGCTCCATGAGGAGCCCACTGTGATCAGAGTAGGGGAGCAGTCAGAGGAGGGTGAGGAGGAGAGTGGTCCTCTGTCAACCAGAGGGAGTAAACCACGCAACCTTTTTGCCATG cTGAATGAAGATCACGAGTCCAGTGATGCTGGTGATGAGGACGAAAGTGGTACTCCTGTCGCCAGCAGTCATGTGACACCGGtaacaaagaaaaagaaaaagaaaaagggCAAAAAGAAAAACTCCAAACCTAATCAG TCCCCAGACGAAGACGTTGATGCTGCTATACATGAGGTCAATCAAATGCTGGGTCAAGTGAAGGTACTGTCGAGTCCTGCTGTTGCCATGGCAGCAGTATACAAGTCCATCCTCTGTGTGGACAGAAG GTTACTGAATGCTAATAGTGAGATGAGGAGGATCTTTGGGTCCAGAGTGGTGAGGGGGGAGGAGAG AGCACCGAAATCCCACAAAAGGACTCACCTCAGAACTACAGC TTTGGCCACTCCTCGAGACACCTGGCCAAAAATGGACAAGCCAGGGCTCTCAATGAGAATGGCCCAATCAAAGGATGG GTGTCAGTATTTTGTGTTTGAGCACTCGAGTGAGTACCAGAAGGTCCAGTTCAAGTTCTGGGAGGCTACAGACACCTTTGACCCCAATGCAATTGCT GCTGTACTCCATGCCCACCCCTACCACAATGACTCCCTCCTCCAACTCAGTGAGGTCTGCAAGATGAGCGAGGATGTACAGATGGCTGCCGAGCTTGTAg AGCGAGCACTGTACTGCTTCGAGTGTTCCTTCCACACTCTGTTCAACATCACTCAGGGCAACTGTCGACTCAGCTATTCCCTCGCTGAAAACAG GCCATTCTTCATAGCTCTGTTCCGTCATCTAAACTATGTTGGAAGAAGAG GATGTCATCGCACAGCTTTGGAGTTCTGCAAGCTATTactgag TTTAGACCCTGACGGAGACCCTCTGTGTGTCCTGCTCATGATTGACTACCATGCCCTCAGGGCAGAGCAGTACACCTTCCTCACCGATCTCCACACACAGTGGGAG CCAAATCGTAATTTGAGTCAGCTTCCAAATTTCGCATTCTCCATACCACTGGCTCAGTTCCACTGCCGGTCACCATCATTGGAATCAGAGACAACTGTATCGGAATGTGACCGTGGCCTGCAGGAAGCTCTTATCATGTTCCCCAGTTTGCTGATACCCCTACTGGACAAGTGTGGTGTGACCCTTGACCCCAATATTATGAAACATTACTTCTTCAGTACTGCTGACATGGGAAG GGAGCCCAAAAGTCTTCAGGTGTTGCTACAGCTGTATATAGAGCGAGGCCACTCCCTCTGGAAGGAGCCGGAGGTCCTCACTTGGCTGGAGGCCAACTCCCGACAGGTTGTGGCTAGGGTGAACTCGGGGGACCCTCTAGTGACACAGTGCACAGACAA GAGAAAGAGGAGGTTTGTGGGTACACCCAGGAATATCCACAGACATGTTGTCATGTCCGACTTTGATCGTGTAGCAGCTGCACTGCCCAGG gatCACGGTGAGTCTGCTATTCTCTCGTACGACCCTCTCCCCCCGACTGACTCAGTCTCTGCCTACACCAGACCTCCGAG GCGGCTCCTGCCAGCTGGTGCAGAGGATGAGAACCCGTTCATGTTGTTCCTACGCTCAATGTTGCCCACCTTCAACACACAGATGCCACCCAATCCACCAGCAGGG GGTATGGCTGGGCACCGATTAGTCCCTGAGGCTGCAGTAGAAGATATGGGCGGAGCTCAAGGGGGCATGGAGGGTAACCCAGGGAGACCGCTGGATCTACAGGCTACCGTCCAATCATTGATCAGAACACTCCAGGATGTTGTTCAATACGTACCCCAAGAGCCGGAGGAGGAGGGGGACTGGTCTAGTGACTCAAACTAA
- the LOC135341020 gene encoding ATPase WRNIP1-like — MESEEDAPADGAANCPICNKSVPLDIINSHIDVCLLPGGQSLPSENKRKEKQSKTESSIITTMPHSSKKRPSPSTKGKQSLLSFTTASSLLHLSPKSEGDPPPAKMRKMTGTPTSSQQFSEVPRTIHKVPATPPPTNLPTPLAEAMRPSSIEGYVGQESVIGRNAILRSILETGQVPSLIFWGPPGCGKTTLARIVAMVAKDKCGCRFVQLSATTSGVNEVKEVVKVAKNEKAFRRNTILFVDEIHRFNKLQQDTFLPHVEDGTITLLGATTENPSFQLNSALLSRCRVIVLEKLEVGDVGVLLRRAARQMGVELNDEGSGANGPVLIEDAALTTLAELCDGDARSALNGLQLAVQAKQALLTRNQSPSTSSLEEHSSSVNSKPTSSAESTPTCSSSELNTNSNSSKNKDTINTPPIIVTVQDVKESLQRSHLIYDRAGDEHYNIISALHKSMRGGDTNASLYWLARMLCGGEDPLYVARRIVRFASEDIGLADPNALTQAVAAFQGCQFLGMPECEVLLAQAVVYMAQAPKSIQVYSAYSKAKQCVKDTKGPLPSVPLHLRNAPTRLTKSLGYGRGYKYNPDFEGENVDQDYMPKGMHKLNFFMK, encoded by the exons ATGGAGAGTGAGGAGGATGCACCAGCAGACGGGGCTGCAAACTGTCCTATTTGCAACAAGTCTGTTCCCTTGGACATTATCAACAGTCACATAGATGTGTGCCTATTGCCAGGAGGACAAAGCCTTCCATCAGAGAACAAGAGGAAAGAGAAGCAGAGCAAAACAGAATCCTCCATCATCACCACCATGCCACACTCGTCCAAGAAGAGGCCCTCTCCCTCAACAAAGGGCAAGCAATCTTTACTCTCGTTTACAACGGCCTCCTCTTTACTGCACCTCAGTCCCAAGAGTGAGGGTGACCCACCACCAGCTAAGATGAGGAAGATGACCGGTACACCAACTTCATCACAACAGTTCAGTGAAGTCCCTCG CACCATTCATAAAGTCCCGGCTACCCCACCTCCTACCAACCTCCCCACCCCCCTGGCCGAGGCGATGCGTCCATCCTCCATAGAGGGCTACGTTGGACAGGAGAGCGTGATCGGTAGGAATGCTATACTGCGCAGTATCTTGGAGACGGGACAGGTGCCCTCACTGATATTCTGGGGACCTCCTGGATGTGGGAAG ACCACTCTGGCTCGGATTGTTGCCATGGTAGCAAAAGACAAGTGTGGATGTCGGTTTGTGCAGTTATCGGCTACCACTTCAGGGGTTAATGAGGTCAAAGAGGTGGTGAAGGTTGCAAAGAATGAGAAGGCATTCAGGAGGAATACCATCTTGTTTGTGGATGAGATACATCGATTCAACAAACTGCAGCAA GACACGTTCCTTCCTCATGTGGAGGACGGTACCATCACCCTGCTCGGAGCCACGACAGAGAACCCCTCCTTTCAACTCAACTCAGCCCTCCTCAGTCGCTGTCGGGTGATCGTGCTCGAGAAGCTGGAGGTGGGAGATGTAGGGGTACTGCTGCGGAGGGCTGCTCGTCAGATGGGGGTGGAGCTGAACGATGAGGGCAG CGGTGCTAATGGCCCAGTGCTGATAGAGGACGCTGCCCTGACCACACTGGCTGAGCTGTGTGATGGTGATGCTAGGAGCGCTCTCAATGGTCTACAGCTGGCAGTGCAGGCCAAACAAGCACTGCTCACTAGAAACCAATCACCCTCCACAAGTTCTTTAGAAGAACACTCTTCATCCGTCAATTCCAAACCAACCTCTTCAGCAGAATCTACTCCAACTTGTTCCAGTAGTGAACTTAACACAAACTCAAACTCATCAAAGAATAAGGACACAATTAATACACCACCTATCATTGTAACTGTACAGGACGTTAAGGAGAGCTTGCAGAGGTCACACTTGATCTACGATAGAGCTGGAGACGAGCATTACAACATCATCTCAGCACTCCACAAGTCGATGAGGGGTGGTGATACTAACGCCTCGCTCTACTGGCTTGCCCGGATgctctgtgggggggaggACCCCCTCTATGTGGCTAGGAGGATCGTTAGGTTCGCCAGTGAGGACATAG GGCTGGCTGATCCCAATGCTCTCACTCAAGCAGTGGCTGCGTTTCAAGGATGTCAGTTCCTCGGGATGCCCGAATGTGAG GTTCTCCTTGCCCAAGCAGTGGTGTACATGGCCCAGGCCCCCAAGTCTATCCAGGTCTACTCAGCATACAGTAAAGCCAAGCAGTGCGTGAAGGACACCAAGGGACCCCTCCCCTCCGTACCCCTACACCTACGAAACGCCCCCACTCGTCTCACAAAGTCACTAGGTTACGGACGAGGGTACAAGTACAACCCTGACTTTGAGGGGGAAAATGTGGACCAAGATTATATGCCTAAGGGCATGCATAAACTGAACTTTTTCATGAAATGA